GAGCGCAGCGCGTCCGTCCGCCCCCGCTAGGCGTTGGCGCACCTTGCCTTCGAAGGCAGCCTGGGACAGCGAAAGCAGCATCGCGCGGGTCATGGCATCCGCCTCGGCCTCCAAGGCATCGGCGATTCGATTGAGATCGGCGAGCACCGCAACCCACGCCGTGGCCTCGAGGGACAGCGCCTGCAGATCGGCGAGGGTGCGGCGCAAGTCTGCCTCGAGGTCCCTTGCGTCATCGTCGGACATCACAACAGCGCCGTTTGACCGCGCCGGGCCGGGCGAAGGGGCGCGGGCGGAACCAGACGCGGCACACCGGCCCACGGAAGATCATCCATAAACACCCAACTGCGGCGGTGAATGGCCGATGGCCCCATGCCCTGGAGGGCCACCTTGTGCCGGGGGCAGGGGTACCCCTTGTTGCGTTCGAAATTCCAGTACGGGCGATGCTCCGCTTCGGCCCGCATGATGCGGTCGCGGGTGACCTTGGCCAGAATCGAGGCGGCGGCAATCGACAGACAGTGGGCGTCTCCCTTTACTAACAACTCGCTGGTGCCTTCTCCCACGAAATCCCAGTTCCCATCCAGCAGCACCCGATCGGCGGGGAGTCCGAGGGCATCAAGAGCGCGTCGGGCCGCCAATCGTTGGGCCTCGGACATACCCAGTTCGTCGCACTCTTCCTCGCTGGCATGCCCCACCGACCAGGCCACACACCAGGTGGCGATCCGGTCGAACATCGCCTCGCGCTCAGTTTCGGTGAGCATCTTCGAATCCCGGATTTTGTTGACGCGTCGGTCCTTCGGCACCACTGCCGCGCCCAGGGTGAGAGGCCCGGCCCACGCCCCCCGACCAACCTCATCGATCCCCACCACCACATCATGGCCCTCAGCCCAGAGCCTACGTTCCACCGCCAAGGAGGGCGCCGACGCCGTGAGCGCCTTGCGTAGGGTGGGCACACTCCCCGGTCTCACCCTCGTAGTGGAGCGAGTCGGAGGCACCTCCCAGACTCTACCGACCCCGCCGATGGCGGGCCGATGACCTCAGATCTCCATGGTCTCGTATCGCCCCGTGCACGGATGACCAACGAGGTAGTGCACCACCGAAGGCGCGTCGCCGTGCAGTTCGGCCACCATCGACGCCGCCGTCACTTCGCCATGATCGGGGTCGTCTACATGCATACAGATCGTCCAACCATCGGGGCCGCCCTGGTGGGATGAGAGATGGGCCTGCAGGCCCGCCACGTCGACCGGCCGGGCTGCCAGGGCGTGCACCGAAGCGGCCAGGCGCGGATCCACCCGCACCTCCACCGGCTGTCGGGGGTGACGATGAACGGCGTCGAAGGCGGCGATCGTCGTGCGGTTGGAGATGGCCCGCACATCCACCACCGACTCCACGGCCATCTCGGCTCCAGAGGTCTCCAGCACATACGCCCGCTGCGGATCGGCCAGAAGAAACGACGACCAGTAGGGGCGCCGCCCCCCTTCATGACCCGATCCCCCCTGACCCACCGTGGCGATGAGGTCGCCGATGATCTCCACGGCGGCGGTGGCGGTGACGGCGCGTTCGAGGGCCAGTCGCACTAGGTCCATCCCGGTGAGCCCGTCGGGGGCTCGCCGTGGGTCGGCCGTGGTGTAAATCGAGGCGTTACCGGCCGCCACCCCCGCTTCGTTCACGCCGTGCTCCAACCCCCAACCCCAACTCGGCCGGGAACCAACCACCGCCAGCGTGACAGCCGGGTGCGGCGGCACCTCCACCCAGGTGGTGGCGGTACCGGGACGGTCGCGACGCGGCGGGAACCGCTCGAACACCTGGATCTCACCGGGAGGGCGGTCGCTGTTCTTGGCGAACAGGGTGGAGGCGCCGGTGACCCCGGGTAACGCACACAACAGATCGCACACACCCAACAGTGTCTCCTAGACTCACCCTTGATGGGCAACCGCCTCCCGCACCGCCTCCCGTTGGGTACGAAGGTTGATCTTCAAACCTTCGCCACCGACGACGCCTCGGCGGCCCCCGGGAACAAGGTCGGCACCCAGCAGGCCACGGCGCTGCTCACTGCCCGGATCGCCGAGTTGCAAAAGATCCTGTGGGCTCGCCAACAGGAAAGGGTGCTGGTCGTGCTCCAGGGCATCGACACGTCGGGCAAGGGCGGCACCATCAACCGGGTCTTTAGCTCCGTGAACCCCGCCGGCCTGAGGGTCACGTCGTTTAAGGCCCCCAGCGAAGCCGAACTGGCTCGAGATTTCCTCTGGCGGGTGCACGCCAACGTCCCCTCCCGGGGAGAGATCGGCGT
The sequence above is a segment of the Acidimicrobiia bacterium genome. Coding sequences within it:
- a CDS encoding ribonuclease HII, which codes for MRPGSVPTLRKALTASAPSLAVERRLWAEGHDVVVGIDEVGRGAWAGPLTLGAAVVPKDRRVNKIRDSKMLTETEREAMFDRIATWCVAWSVGHASEEECDELGMSEAQRLAARRALDALGLPADRVLLDGNWDFVGEGTSELLVKGDAHCLSIAAASILAKVTRDRIMRAEAEHRPYWNFERNKGYPCPRHKVALQGMGPSAIHRRSWVFMDDLPWAGVPRLVPPAPLRPARRGQTALL